CCGACTGGCCGCGATCTGCTTGAGCGACCGGAACCGAGGCGTGTTCGAGCGACAGCGAGAACCGACTCGCGGGTCCGCGTCGCCAGCAGTCGGGGAGGAGTGGGGGAGTACTGCGACTGCCGGGGTCCCACCACAGCGACGCGGGACGCCACATCACCCGACTTTTCCCGTTGTCGCCCGGAGAGACGAGTATGAGCGACGTGCCGCCGCCACCGATGCCCGAGGAGCGCATCGCCGACGCGGGCTACGTGCAGACCGGCGACGAGACCGAGGTCGGCTTCGAGTCACGGTTCGTCACGGTGCGGACCCGCACGCAGATCTTCGAGGACGCGGCCCTCCGAGATCGCCTGCCGGGTCACGACGTGGAGCGCACCATCCGGGCCGTCTTCGGCACGCGACTCGGGTTCGAGCCACCCTTCTCCCGCGCGCCGGTCTCGCCCGAATCTGTCGTCGGACTCGCCGCCAGGCGTGCCCGGTCGGAGTTCGTGAACGACCTCCGGCGATCGGGCCTCCGGGACGTCTCCGTCGCCGAGACGCGCCGCTTTCGGTGGGGCAGGGTCGAAGGCCGGCTGTTCGACATCCGGGCCGACTACCCGCTGTCCGCCCGGAACGTCCTCGCGGATGTCGACTCCGAGAGCGCGATCGACCTCCGGGCGCAGGTGTTGGCGGCCATCCGCCCGTGGCGCGATACGTTCGTCATGGCCGGTGTCGCGCACCCCCGCGAGTCGGTCGCCTCGGCCGTGGAGCGGTCGCGGTTCGCCGGCGAAACCGCGGTCGAACACGGCGTCGATCCGACCGAGGCGCGCGACGAGGGGGTGGAGTTGATCCGGGCCGTGGGTCGGTGACGACCCGTGTGGAGGAGCGCAGGCGTGGAGACGCCAGCCCCGTCACGTAGCTTTTTCCCACATCGAGCGACCACCCTTCGACACCTACAAGCCCCGGCGACGGGGAGGCACCCACAGTGAGTTGGCAGGAGGTCTTCGGACACCCCGAACCGTACCCCGAGCAGGCGGACGGCATCGAGACGGCGATCGAGACGAGCGAGGATGACGGCTTTCTCGTCGTCGAAGGTGCCTGCGGGACTGGCAAGACCATGCTGGCGCTGACCGCCGGGATCGACCGCGTGCGCGACCCCGACTCCGACTACGAGCGCGTGGTCGTCCTCACCAGCGTCAAACAACAGCTTCGGCAGTTCGAGGAGGACCTCCGCACGATCAACCGGAACCTGCCGGACGACTGGTCGCCCGTCTCGGCGCTGACGCTCGTCGGGAAGGCCGACGTCTGCCCGTACAACATCGAGAACGCCGGCGGCATCGACGGCGAGAACGTCTACGACCGGTGTGAGAGCCTCCGCGAGCGCACCCGGAACGTCACCGGCGAGGGGAACGACACCTCCACCGCGAACCTCGTGAGCGAGGCGAAAGCCGTCCAGACCGGACTCGCCGACTCCGGATCGGACGGCGGCGCGGACTACATGAGCGTCGACGGCGAACCGACGCCGTACCCCCGCGCGATGCCGGAGTTCGACGGCGTGGAGTACTGCCCCTTCTACGCCCAGTACCTCGACGACCTGCCGGACGACGGCGACGCCGCGGAGTCGGTCCCGTTCGCGTTCGACGACCTCGGGCTGATCGACACCGAGGAACTCGTCCGCCTCTCGGCGGGCCACGGCACCTGCCCACACTCGATGATGGGCGTCCTGCTCGGCGAGGTAGAGGTCGTCGTGGCGAACTACTACCACGCCTTCGACCCGACGACGGTCGGCTCGTTCACCGGATCGCTCGTGGACGACGACTCCTTTCTCGTCTGTGACGAGGCGCACATGCTCGAACCGCGCGTCCGCGAACTCGTCTCCGACGGTCTCGCGGACGCCTCCCTGCGGGACGCCGAGTCGGAGTTGACCCGCGTCATCCAGCCGGTCGAGTTCGAGGCCAGCGGGAAGGACACGTCCCCGACCGCCCAGACCGCCGACGCGGAACTGGTGAAGGGCGAACTCGACGAGGCCGACGTGACGCTCGCGGAACTGAAGGAGACCCGCGAGTTCGTCCGGGACCTGCGCGACGAGTTGGACCGACGGGTGAAAGCGCACCTGGACCGCACGCGCCCCGACTGGCGTGCCGACCTCCAGTCGCTCGACGACGCCGAGGTCCCCCTTCGGGACCCCGAGACGCCCGGCGACGACGAGATCACCGAGTGGGCAGACGAGGCGGGCTACGACGCCGGGACGTGGACCCGCGCCGAGATAGTCGGCGTCGTCGTCGGCCGCATTTTGAACGAGGCCGAAGACGAGGACAAACAGCGCGCCGCACCCGGCGTCGGGCGCGTCCTCGGCGAGTGGTACCGCCAGAGCCACGAGACGTACTTCCGGCAACTGGAACTCGACCGCACCTGGGACGAGACGGAACCGCCCGACTCGTGGCGGCGCGCGTACAACGCGCGACTCGCGTTGCACAACTGCGTGCCGGGTGACGCCATCGCCGACCGACTCGCGGAGTTCGGCGGCGGCGTGCTGATGAGCGCGACGCTCGAACCGCTGGACGTGTTCCGGCGCGTGACCGGCCTCGACGACCTCGCCGAGGACGGCCGGCCGGTCACGGAACGAACCTACGGCCTCGGCTTCCCGGCGGAGAACCGCGAGAGCTTCGCGGTGGACGCGCCGAAGTTCACCTACAGCAACCGGGGCGCACCGGGCGAGGCGACCGAGACGCGCCGCGTCCACGCCGACACGGTGCGGGCGGTCTGTCGCTCGCCGGGCAACGTCCTCGTCGGGATGCCGAGCTACGCCGAGGCGGAGTGGATCGCCGAGGAGTTGCGCCGGACGCTCGACAAGCCGGTCCTGCTGGACGAGGCGAGCGACGACGGCACCACGGAGAAGCTGAAGTCGGAGTTCTTCGCCGACGAGGGGAAGGTGCTCGTGACGAGTCTCCGCGGGACGCTGACCGAGGGCGTGGACTACCGGGGTGACCGTCTCTCGGCCGCCGTGGTCTGTGGCGTCCCGATCATCAACACCGCGAGTCCGCTGACCAAGGCCGTCAGGACGGCCTACGACCGCGAGTTCGGCGACGGCTTCGAGACGGCACTGACGGTGCCGGCGGTGAGAAAAGCTCGACAGGCAGTCGGGCGCGTGATCAGAGGCACCGAGGAGGTCGGCGTCCGCGTGCTGGTGGACGGTCGCTACGCCCGCACCTCGTGGAACAGCGTCCGGGAGTATCTCCCGGAGATCGAGCGCGAGGAGTTCCAGCCGGTCAGCCCGGATATGGTGGAGTTCGGCCTCCAGCGGTTCTGGGGCGACGACTGGGACTGAATCGAGAGCCGAGCGGTGCCGAGTCGGACCGTGTCGACTCAGTCCTGTGGTGCGCCGTCCGGTCGGTCGTCCATAGCCATCCCGACCGTCTCCTCGACCTGCGTGACGACGAGGAGCAGGCCCAACACCGCCAGCACCGCGCCGACCGTGAACGGCACCGAGAAGCCGATGCCGACGAGGTAGCCCGAGGCGAGGGGGCCGATGGCGATGCCGAGTCCGAAGCCCATCGTCAACACGGAGAGGGTCGTGCCGGACTGGCCCTGTTTCGCCAGGTCGCCGGCCAGCGCCAGCGACGGCGCGAACACCATCGCCACCGCGACCCCCTGAAAGAGTCGCGCGACCAGCATCAGCCACGGCGAGAAGATGATCCCCTGCACGAAGATGGAGGGGATCAGGATCAGGAACCCACCGACGAGAAACGGCTTCCGACCGTAGGTGTCCGACAGACGCCCGACCGGAATCTGAAAGAGCACGTTGGCGATGACGACTGCACCGAA
This genomic window from Salinirubrum litoreum contains:
- a CDS encoding ATP-dependent DNA helicase yields the protein MSWQEVFGHPEPYPEQADGIETAIETSEDDGFLVVEGACGTGKTMLALTAGIDRVRDPDSDYERVVVLTSVKQQLRQFEEDLRTINRNLPDDWSPVSALTLVGKADVCPYNIENAGGIDGENVYDRCESLRERTRNVTGEGNDTSTANLVSEAKAVQTGLADSGSDGGADYMSVDGEPTPYPRAMPEFDGVEYCPFYAQYLDDLPDDGDAAESVPFAFDDLGLIDTEELVRLSAGHGTCPHSMMGVLLGEVEVVVANYYHAFDPTTVGSFTGSLVDDDSFLVCDEAHMLEPRVRELVSDGLADASLRDAESELTRVIQPVEFEASGKDTSPTAQTADAELVKGELDEADVTLAELKETREFVRDLRDELDRRVKAHLDRTRPDWRADLQSLDDAEVPLRDPETPGDDEITEWADEAGYDAGTWTRAEIVGVVVGRILNEAEDEDKQRAAPGVGRVLGEWYRQSHETYFRQLELDRTWDETEPPDSWRRAYNARLALHNCVPGDAIADRLAEFGGGVLMSATLEPLDVFRRVTGLDDLAEDGRPVTERTYGLGFPAENRESFAVDAPKFTYSNRGAPGEATETRRVHADTVRAVCRSPGNVLVGMPSYAEAEWIAEELRRTLDKPVLLDEASDDGTTEKLKSEFFADEGKVLVTSLRGTLTEGVDYRGDRLSAAVVCGVPIINTASPLTKAVRTAYDREFGDGFETALTVPAVRKARQAVGRVIRGTEEVGVRVLVDGRYARTSWNSVREYLPEIEREEFQPVSPDMVEFGLQRFWGDDWD